atacttggtgatgccgatcggtttgaagcccttaggatacttgtagctgctgaaccgtgcggagaaagctgggaagcgatcgctgcagtcagtaccttcggtctcgacttcttcgtgaaccttgcgcctggagtcgatcacggaccgcacATTGCGACCTTCATTGATTTGCTGACATAGGTCTTCTAGAGGAGGctgatgattggcctatcgcggattaccccctggaggtggctgttgcctcccgccaggggcctggctcccgtgagcgttgtcgttgttgtggctgggctgaggtcgaggacgaccgccagccgttcggctgtgagcctggctccggctctcgcccacgcgctcctcccagacggtagacgccgggttttgctgatccagctggatccaggccctctgcgtgtaaagaagtgcttgacgcacattcggaTCATTACTGTGCTCGAGTATGGCGGTaaccctggtgatgttggccaccggagtcctgaagccccgttcgcttacggcggcgaattcagggtcaagctcgcaatgcatagatcgcctgcgctcgttgaccctcctccgccagattgtgcgggctctgttcctagccctccgtgcctcacgatcggcgtcggtTTCATCGCCGAcgttggctgtgacctcatcttcagatagagcatcaaattcgacgatggggaaatcgccatcgtcctcgccttcttccgccatcagcacgtGGCCagagacgagctcatcagagctcgcgtcgactagttcagttgactcctctgccacggtggccaacggcctgccctcctggaaaggcaaaggctcgaggtgtgccacaagtcgatcatcggcttcgagtagatcaaaaaggctcatgcccttccaatgcacgaagcgcccctccggagtggaggtgatcatcagactgttggcgccaaaacaacccgaagccccccgacatacggtggcttcaagcttttggagtagagaatccaagtcctcctccaatatggagagggactcggaggcattggcctcctgaagatcagtggccaaatcgtGTTGGCCGAGTCGTGATTggctacgcgagtccttagattggaacaagtccaacccaaggaaagttgttgcagcgccggatgaagtcgcgctggaagcagactcctccttgaTCCTCGTCGCGGACCCATGAATTGAcaaatcgtcgagatcatcaacgaacttgtcgaggtcgctttgAGAGAACGCCGCgggggtttttggcttcatgtcgacgaggaaatGACGGAAATCGCCctcaccatctgcgatgcagacccacgagccaaaaacgaaagttgtaccctgagaaggtactgacttggtgaactggaaagatgccatcgagttcgccggtggatctttgatgcgcacccctacctggcgccagctgtcggtgttttaccggctgcccactgagggatatgcccaacgtggtaagttttaggtgaggagacgccgagatcaggaactcgaaggtgcaagggacacaaaacttagacaggttcgagccacgaggtgcgtaataccctacgtcctgtatggtggtttgtattgccttgggtatagaatgatctgatgatcttattttgagagggtccttgtccccccttatatatccgggaggccagggttacaagaatcctaaccgatactagccaaggaatcgtaccagaacatatctcgagtagatcccttctgtatcggttagctttatctcctacttaaatgggataaataagagataaatgagataaataagagataagactgaattaatctcttaaacctgtttaaactacgttatgtacacagtcccgtggcccccggTCTGACACATCCTTTAAGAAAATTTGGCGTCTTTTCTTGCTCCTTTTCGtttcattgaattttaacctgtccataactcgataaactcattagcttcttaattttgtatgtcatcaacaccaaaacccacttaacgggccaaatgcactttctaatactagtcgagaactagtaaatggagtattaCGGGTAGTATGGcaacgaggccccttcagtaaactacgcgtagtactagtcagaactagtaaacggagtattactagaagtatgggagcgaggccccttcagtaaactatacgttgtactagtcgggaactagtaaatggagtgttactggaagtatgggagcgaggccccttcagtaaactacgcataagactagtcgagaactagtaaacggaatattactggaagtatgggagcgaggcctcttcagtaaactacgcgtagtactagtagagaactagtaaatggattgttactggaagtatagaTGGTGACTGGAGATCAATAGGCAagggagaaataaatcttgctggtaGCTTAGTCGATTCCTTGGGTGggccatgagaattcacatgttggCTTGCGAAAACATCatggttggcccgaaggaagtgacgacgaggtccttcacgtggggttgatcagttccttgggcgaGTAAAGACAggtcgtatgttgccatgcaaagatgtcttGGTTGGCCTGAAGGAATAAATTACACAATCCTTCACATGCGTTGTTACGAAAGTGGTCGTCATGCGAAGATGACTCAGTTGGTCCGAAGGAATTCCTTGCGCGGGCCAAGACAGTTTGTATGCTAAAATGTGGATGAACGGATAACGGCCCTATTTTGTGTAAATTCATTGATTCCCTGACTAAGCGGTTGAACGGGTTCTTTGAGAAAAAACCCCTTGTTTCAAGATAAAACTCAAAACAATGGTTAAAtaagttccctaaagatctccaaaaaacctccttgaatcgagACTCAATTTTCACGTGGGTAGCCATCTGGGTTGCGCGGcgtctagcccccgagcctaggaccTGGCGGAGCTGCCGAAAGCACACTGAGTGCCTTGTCACGCCCAACCCCTGAGTGTGGAAATCAGACGAGCGTGGATAGTTGTCTATCTTGATTCGTGGGCGATTGCCGACGAAGCCATATTGCTCGTCGATGGAACCgtgatggtttgttgatgagacCCGACTAGTCAGAGTCAATTCCGATTAGTCATTGATGGAGTGAATCCTGCTCCCGACTAGTTtcgtagtcgaagtagtcgttgaTGGGTTGCCGAGTGTCCTCGCGTgtcgaagtagtcatcggcGGGTTGCCTCCGTGAATGGGATTTCTTCAATGAAAACCATAAAGACCTCGCGATCCGGCGAGGAGCTTTTGGCGATCCACCTCTCTTCTTCGTCGGAGGAATCGAGGGGCCTGCCTTCCTGGAATGGTAGTTTATCGAGATATAATCCTAGAAACAATGGTTGAACAAAAACATCTAAAAGACCCTCATAAAACCTCCTTAAATCGAGTCCTAGTTTAGAAATAAGTCATCACTCGGCTTCCCGTTGAATTGCGGAGCTCCCAGGGCCCTTTGGAGAGTTTGACATTCAAACgcggaatgcttgctcttcagGTCTTCTTTCTACGGGTGGAGAGGGATTTGATAGTGGGAGTGGCTCTAGGCTTCCACTTTTTCACGCTCCTGCTGCCTGGCAATGATGACATTGCGAGCgtctcggccaacattgatgatggTGCGAAGGTTGCCCGTGGAGGAGTCGTAGAGGTTGCCTCTCCCCCGCTGGTTCATCTCAACCGCGCGGTGCCTACGTTCGGCGCGCTTCGCATTGATGAGTTTACGGCGTTCCTTCTGGATGTCATCTGCATCTTCTATCTTGAGTTGTCTAGGAATTCAATACCCATTGTCACGTCCACGCCTTCGTCGAGCAgatcaaggaggtagtcatcGTAGTCGTCTAGCCTTCATAGTCCTCACCGACATGAATCATGAATAGTTCTCGATTGGGCGCGAAGCGTTTGGCACTCCACCCCACCTGACCCTCGTCTTCGTCGTTGGAAGAAgggaggggtctgccttcttgaaaagggagttcGTTGGGTGTGGTAATGGATCGTGGTGGACCTAATTTGAGaaacctggagggtttcatgccctttcGATGCTCAAACCTGCCTAACCAATTtgatccccttaccagacccCGGGGTTACTTACTATATATGTCATATGAGCAGCCGAATCTGAGTAGTTGTCGGAAACAGTAGCCCCCCTACGTgcggtagcttcttcttctccgagtggtagtagatgatccaaatcctcttccaatgcggagagggtcctAAGTTGAACCACCTCAGACCGAACTAGACATGGCCTAGTGGTTTCAAGTTTGTCGATGAAGTTGTTGAAGTCGCAGTCGAAATCTTTCGGCTCCCTGGGGTTGATACACTGAAGGGTGGATTCTGCCAAAGTAATGCAATCTGCAACACCTTTGCTGAGTCAATGGATGCTGGAGGAGATGTCGTCGGTGGCGATGGGATGGTGGTGCTGAGCCTCAAAGCGATTCCGAGTCGGGGACGCCGAGTCACCATGCTGTTGGAGAGCGTCTTCCACGAGCTTGATGCACTTAGCGATGTTGTCGTCCACCTGATCCATTCCGGCGATCAGATCGTCTGATTTGATCAATGGGCGAGGAGTTGCCTGATATGGCTCGCGTAGCTTCCGATAAGATCGGAAAGTTGAATTCTGCCGAGATCATTGGCAAGGTCATCGACGTCGCGGCTGGATGCTGAAGTGGatgcctccggcttcctggGTGTGGCCAGGTGGTTGCTAAGAAAAgggtgttggtgttttaccgccaagcccactgagggatacccccaaggtggtgtGTTGTAGGTGGGGcgtcgccgagatcaagaactcgaaggtgcgaggaacacaaagtttagataggttcgggctgccAAGAgtataataccctacgtcctgtgtggtggtttgtattgtcttagatgTGTATATCTTTGGAGGGGGtctctgcccgcccttatacagtctggggggatagggttacatggaaattctagccagatacgagcttaggagtcctacccgagtgctactcgggtagtttcctttcgtttcgactagttctactacggtacgagtagttacaattggtgcAGAgtatgggccatgtcccacccctaatcctagaatatgtacgccatgtgcgcagtcccgtggccccagaTGTGACAAAGGGGAAGTTGACTAAAGATGTACTACCTCCGTTCcgaattacaattcattttaACTTTTCCACGTACATATATTTTTCTATTCACTTAGAGGTACGCTATATTTAAATACATagaaaaactatgtatctaatGAGTTAATATGAATTATAATTTAGGATGGATGGAGTACAATTGATTTTGGTGTATTGATCCGCGTGCAGTGAAGTTGGTAAACTAAACATCTTTAAAGACTTTCCCAAATAGCAACTAGTTTTTTAAGGCAAACTAGTTGATTTATTTTGCTGCACGCGGACCACCACACTATATTCGACGCCGCGCTATCACCCAAGAGGACATGGCAGGAGCAGCCACCAAAATATAGCAGCATTTTTTTAACAAATATAGCCCATATTTCAAAATACTAGATTTAGCAGTCCTTCAAACTTAGTTCAACAACTTGAATATACTAGTTCAAATTTGAACATTATTGTGCCCCCAATGACGCTAAATCAACATTTTGGATGAACTACTTCCACATTTTCTTTAACTTGATTCAACAATATGTGAGGTCTAAGTCAACATTGAAAATGCACTAGTTCAACATATTGAAGCAGTATATAAAAATTGTAAAAGTAGCACATTCATAAAATGTTGTttttaaaatttaaaaataTGATATATTTTTGTTGAATTTTATTATATTCCCTGTATCTTTTGATAGTTTTATTTGAGTTGACATCTCGGGTCTAACATGGATAGCTGTCTCGGTTTGTTTAGCAAAAGAATTAGTGTATGAATATGATAATGTAGATACTGAAGAATTTTCTCGGAAAATTGTTTTCCACTAACAAGGAGTACATGATGGGATGATTAATTGGATGATAGGCAAGATACTTCTCCTTGGTCATTGTGCCAAGATACAACGGGTCTATCATAAGAGAATTGAGGGAGTAAACAACATGGTGGTTGGAACTAAAGCAGACTCATGATTTAAGCAAAAGAAAAATGTAATTTTAAGTTTGAGATCTGAAATAATTAAACACCCACTAATCAACCATATGTCATGCACATGGTTTATAAGAAAAAAAAATTCTCACGATGGTTACAATTATCTTGTGTTGAGAGGCAGGACTGGTCCAACGCAGCCTTTTTCTCGTACACACGTTAGCCCATTAGCTTGTTGTGTAGACTCGACACGGCCCATTCTCACGAGCTATCTGCGCCTGGCTGCGAAGGTCGCTCTCGTCAGCACCTTCCCGAATCTTAAAGCACCCCGCGAACCCCTTAGGATAAAACCTCGTGCGCCTGCCTAGGGTTTACTCCTGCCCGCCGCCGTCACTTGCGCCGCCTCCTCCCGTGCCCTACTCGCTTTGCTTCTTCTTGCACTCCCTCGATCTAGCCGGCGGCGGAAATGGCGGAAGTTGAGGCGCCCACCCAGGAGGTAAAGCTCTTCGGCCGCTGGTCCTTCGATGACGTCCAGGTATCCCCTCTTCTACTTCCCTTCCCTTCCGCTCCCCTCCTCCCTCACCCAAATCTCATCGGTGTTTTGGGACGCTATAGATCTTTGGATTGGGCTTCCAATTGATCTGGTTAGCTAGATCTTGGCGGATTAGAGGGTTGTTTCCGTAGGTTCTGTTTGCGCATGATCTGGTGAACATATTGGGGGTTCTATCTCCCGTTTCATGTGGTTTGGCGGTTCGCTGGTGTAATCTGATTTTTCTCAGATTCGGTTTTCCGCTTTGTAGGTTATGTACGTTGAAGGGTGGTgggactatattgggagtattgACGGCCGTATTTGGTATTGGGAGTATTCTGGTTGTCTTAGTTCTGGTCATTATCACTTTATAAGTTGGGGCTTATCTCTAAATCAATGGTTTGATTTCTGCATTTTATGTATGGTGAGATTCTATTTGTCAGGCTGAATAATGTGTGTTTTGGGAATTCTTTAGTTGGAGACATGTGTTTGTGATCAAGGGCTTGTACCAGATTGGCTTGCGCCAGATTGGCATGCTGACGATTTGTCCAATCTAAACTAAGACTCGGGGAAAAATTTAGGTTTCTAATCATGTGTACAACTGGTCAGACTTAAACTTGTGTATGCGTTCCACTGTTTGTTTCCAGTGGGCTACACACTCTAGAGTCTAGAAGTCTACATTAAATGTCAAATTGTTCTTCTTGTTAGGCCTGCAGTATTGATTTGTGATATCTTAAGCAGTTCATTTGAATGTTTTTTATGCAGGTCAATGACATTTCTCTGGCTGATTACCTTGCCGTCAATCCTACAAAGCACGCCATATATCTTCCCCACACTGCGGGAAGGTATTCTGCTAAGAGGTTCCGCAAGGCTCAGTGCCCAATTGTTGAGAGGTTGACAAACTCTCTGATGATGCACGGCCGCAACAATGGCAAGAAGGTGATGGCTGTTTGTATTGTGAAGCATGCTATGGAGATTATTCACCTGCTGACTGATGCCAACCCTATTCAAATTATTGTCGATGCCATCATAAATAGGTAATTACTGTGTAACTGAAGTGCCTTCTTTTACGTTGATGACTCCTGATTCCTTGTAAAATTAACCCTTTGAACATAGTTTATTATATGTTCTTGCTTGACAGTATCGAGTGTTTAATATACATTACTAACCCTGTTATTCCTCTTTGTAGTTGTATAAATTATCATCATATCCTGTATGTTATTCCCCCCTAGCAACAGTTAGAAATTTGAGATTATGGTGTGTGCATAGTTTGATGTTACTGGATTGCAAGCTACCCTGGCAGTCAGTTAGAAACTTGAGATCATGGCGTGTGCATAGTTTGATGTTACTGGATTGCAAGCTATCTTTCAGAAGAAAACCTGATGCATTAATGTGTTGTAGGCTTTGAATGGTTTAGTGACAACCTTATGCTATACTGATTTGGAAACTCAGCAATATTAACTTGCTTCTATTTTCTGTCATTTTCCTTACATTGGATGCAGCTAACATGTATAACCTGATAACATTGGATGTAGCTAACATTTGTCTAACCTGCTACAAAATCTAATAAATGTGTACTTGTCTTATTGTCTTAATCACCTAATATACCTTATTGATAAATAAGTGAAATAAATTACAAATGTACACTTTTTGGTGCTTTGTTTTGCTACCTTAGCATTTGCCCACCATGCTTTATTGTCTTTAATGGGGCCATATTGTTGTTTTGTTTAGTGGGCCAAGAGAAGACGCGACCCGGATTGGATCTGCTGGTGTTGTTAGAAGGCAGGCTGTTGATATATCTCCTTTGAGGCGTGTGAACCAGGCAATCTACCTGCTTACCACTGGTGCCAGGGAAAGTGCTTTCAGGAACATCAAGACCATTGCAGAGTGCCTTGCAGATGAGCTTATCAATGCAGCTAAAGGTTCTTCTAACAGGTATGTTTTATTTGCTGTGGTATACCAGTATTCTTGTGATTACAAATGGTTTAGAACATCTGACCTGTAATTTACCAAAGGAGAACAAAATTCCATTCCCTGATCAACTGTGGGCCAGTGGTTGGTCTGACTTAGTTCTGGAAATGTTGTCATGGCTTACATGGTGATAACTTTCTGGGTGCTGTGTTGCCTGACAGTGCTGCTGCTTACTGCCCTTGCTgtcacttttttttttttgcatcagATGGTTATGCCCGTTGAGTTGGCCCTCCTATTAATTTTACTGCGCCCGCTATTTTCTGCTGTGCATCTCACATGCTTTCTTTTTCGCTCCTTTGTTACAGCTATGCgatcaagaagaaggatgagatcGAGCGTGTTGCCAAGGCCAACCGTTGAGCATTCTCACACAAATCAGGAAAAACAAAGTTTTGGGGTGGAAAGATGCCTACTTATGTATCTACCCTGTTTATTTGTGAACTTAGCTTGGTGTTGGAGCTACAAACCTCTATGTTCCCTAAAAACACAATAGTACCTTTCCTGTTCTGGTTGTCTTAGCCGCAGTATGAATTGAAGTTTTGCCACAGCTGTAATCGTTTGTCGTGTTGCCAGCTCCATCTCTATGCAGTGTCTGTGACTTGTGATTATAATGGTCCGTAAACGTGTTTCCTATCTTGTTTCTTTGTCCTAAAACCATGGGAAATGTGCTGTAGCTTGGTCTACCACTCTACCTGGTAGTGCCTAGTGTTTGGTTCATGGATCGGTAATGTAAACGCAAAGGTGATTGATTCACATGGGAAATGCGGTGGAACAAGAAGGTGCGCAAATTAATGAAGAGAGAATTGCTGCCAGCTGTCATGGGTTGCCTGGCCTTGCCACCAGATCTGATGCTACCAAATCATAAACAGATTTGAACTGACCTGAAGATTGCACCCTGCTCCAACGAAATTAGCGAACCAAAAACTACCATTGATCAGATTTAGCTTCCAGCTCGTACACTACCATTGATCAGATTTAGCTTCCCGCTCATACCACCCTGTGTTTCGTTTTGCGTGCTGCATTGCGTAGAACAGCCTATTGGGGGATGCGTCTCAAGTGGGTTGGGATGGATCGGATCCAGTTTTGAAGGTGTTTGGTTGGAAGAGTGGTGGGTTGGGCTCATCCTAAAAAATATTCTTCTTCGGGTTACAAAACGTTCTAATTACAAAACGAAGGGACCAATTCGACCCACTTCTCTCTGTCACGTTGCCATCGCTCGTGAAAAGCTGGAGCATAGGCACAAGCGGTCGGAGAGGAAAAGGGGCATGCGCGGCCGGTGCGGGTGACTGCGGAGAAGAGCAAGGGTGGCCGGAGAGGATCAGGGGCACGCGTGGCCGGCGCGGGCAGTTGCGGAGCGAAGCAAGGGCGGTCGGACAGGGGTGGGCATGTCCGAGCGGCAGGCGGAGGCTGACGCAGGGCGAGCAGCAGGTGGCGCTGGGGCAGCGGTGGGCGTACGCCAGCGCGGCTGGCGTAGCGGCGggcggagcaggagcagggGCACACGCGTCCGAGTGGCGGCCAGCGCAGGGGCCAGCAGCGGCCGGCACAGGGCAGCAGTGGAGGCAAGGGGGGGACGACGGCGAGCGGATGTGgccaggcagaggaagaagatcagaGAGAAAAATATATAGAGAGAACGACAATTGAGTCCCACAACTGACATGTGGGCCTTATGGACTATTGCTGCTAACGGAGTCAAAACGGCATCCAACCCAT
Above is a genomic segment from Panicum hallii strain FIL2 chromosome 8, PHallii_v3.1, whole genome shotgun sequence containing:
- the LOC112903206 gene encoding 40S ribosomal protein S5 — translated: MAEVEAPTQEVKLFGRWSFDDVQVNDISLADYLAVNPTKHAIYLPHTAGRYSAKRFRKAQCPIVERLTNSLMMHGRNNGKKVMAVCIVKHAMEIIHLLTDANPIQIIVDAIINSGPREDATRIGSAGVVRRQAVDISPLRRVNQAIYLLTTGARESAFRNIKTIAECLADELINAAKGSSNSYAIKKKDEIERVAKANR